One window of the Leptospira koniambonensis genome contains the following:
- the pyrB gene encoding aspartate carbamoyltransferase has protein sequence MAYEHKNILDTDQFSKEDLDFLVERTREMERLVEQNKAFGILEGKLLASLFFEASTRTRLSFEAAMERLGGRVISTVGFQFSSISKGETLYDTMKMVEAYADIAVIRHPVEGSSRIAAGAVKIPVINAGDGAGQHPTQALLDLYTIISEKGKLDGLTLAFIGDLKYGRTIHSLINLLRHYKVHLYLISPPELSLPESYKKGLAGFPITFEESDDIKKVWECDIAYVTRIQEERFPDHKEYERLKESFKLNKELILASKKETTVLHPLPRVNELSTDVDDLPNAAYFRQAKYGVVSRMTLLCLSLGVRF, from the coding sequence ATGGCGTACGAGCATAAGAATATCCTGGATACGGACCAGTTCTCCAAAGAGGATCTGGACTTTTTAGTCGAGCGAACTCGTGAGATGGAAAGGCTGGTCGAGCAAAATAAGGCTTTTGGAATTTTAGAAGGCAAACTTCTGGCTTCTCTTTTTTTCGAAGCTTCTACAAGGACCAGACTTTCATTCGAAGCTGCCATGGAAAGATTGGGGGGAAGGGTAATCTCCACAGTAGGGTTCCAATTTTCTTCCATATCTAAGGGCGAAACATTATATGATACCATGAAAATGGTAGAAGCTTACGCTGACATCGCTGTGATCCGACATCCAGTCGAAGGTTCTTCCAGAATTGCAGCGGGCGCAGTTAAGATCCCAGTCATCAATGCGGGAGATGGAGCAGGACAACATCCTACTCAAGCACTTCTGGATCTATACACGATCATTTCCGAAAAAGGAAAATTAGACGGACTTACTCTTGCATTCATCGGTGATCTAAAATATGGAAGAACGATCCATAGTCTGATCAATCTTCTCCGCCATTATAAAGTACATCTTTACTTGATTTCTCCACCTGAACTTTCTCTTCCTGAGTCTTATAAGAAGGGACTTGCAGGATTCCCGATCACTTTCGAAGAATCAGATGATATCAAAAAAGTTTGGGAATGCGATATCGCTTATGTGACTCGCATCCAAGAAGAAAGATTTCCGGATCATAAAGAATACGAAAGATTAAAAGAATCCTTCAAATTGAACAAAGAATTGATACTAGCATCTAAAAAAGAGACTACAGTGCTTCATCCTCTTCCAAGAGTGAATGAACTCTCTACAGATGTGGATGATCTTCCGAATGCAGCATACTTCCGTCAGGCAAAATACGGAGTAGTTAGTAGGATGACGTTACTTTGCCTTTCACTGGGCGTTCGTTTTTAA
- a CDS encoding DUF2203 domain-containing protein, translating into MERKIWTYEEARKILPYVRSITEEFYETVGKVHQELKNGLYQENEQEARETKVEELLVEWSGKIRELGIEVKGLWLVDFDNGKGYYCWHLGEEDLLFEHGYDEGFAGRKPIQNIDEDYE; encoded by the coding sequence ATGGAACGTAAGATCTGGACATACGAAGAAGCACGTAAAATTCTACCATATGTCCGATCCATCACGGAAGAATTTTACGAAACCGTTGGAAAGGTTCATCAAGAACTGAAAAACGGTTTATACCAAGAGAATGAACAGGAAGCCAGAGAAACGAAAGTTGAAGAACTGCTGGTTGAATGGTCCGGAAAAATCCGAGAACTTGGTATAGAAGTCAAAGGGCTTTGGCTCGTGGACTTTGATAACGGAAAAGGTTATTATTGTTGGCATCTGGGAGAAGAGGATCTTCTTTTCGAACACGGATACGACGAGGGTTTTGCAGGACGCAAACCAATCCAAAACATAGACGAGGATTACGAATAA
- a CDS encoding LL-diaminopimelate aminotransferase — protein MANINENYLKLKAGYLFPEIARRVKVYSEKHPNSKIIRLGIGDVTLPLAPSVVDALVSSSKEMGTPEGFHGYGPEQGYSFLLKAIADNDYAPLGVKLDESEIFVSDGSKCDCGNIQEIFSQDAKIAIGDPVYPVYVDTNVMAGRTGEAGPDGRYANLIYMPSTKENGFQPDFPKERPDLIYLCFPNNPTGTVASKESLKAWVEYAKKNNSIILYDSAYEAFISEPGVPRSIYEVEGAREVAIEFRSFSKTAGFTGLRCAYIVIPKELKGKTKDGQEVSIGQLWSRRHTTKFNGVSYVTQKAAEAIYSPQGKKEIRASIDTYMANAKLIREGLIKAGYDVFGGVNAPYIWLKTPNNLSSWDFFDQLLDKAQVVGTPGSGFGPAGEGYFRLSAFGKKDDVIEAIRRISAL, from the coding sequence ATGGCAAATATAAACGAAAATTATCTGAAATTAAAAGCGGGATATCTTTTCCCTGAGATCGCAAGAAGAGTAAAAGTTTATTCTGAAAAACATCCTAACTCAAAGATCATCCGACTCGGGATCGGGGATGTTACTCTTCCTTTGGCTCCATCTGTTGTGGACGCACTTGTTTCTTCTTCCAAAGAAATGGGAACTCCGGAAGGATTCCATGGTTATGGACCTGAACAAGGATATTCTTTCTTACTCAAAGCGATCGCAGATAATGATTATGCTCCTCTTGGTGTAAAACTGGACGAGAGCGAAATTTTCGTATCTGACGGATCCAAATGTGACTGTGGAAATATCCAAGAAATATTCTCCCAAGACGCAAAGATCGCAATTGGAGATCCTGTATATCCAGTCTATGTAGACACTAATGTGATGGCAGGAAGAACTGGAGAAGCAGGTCCTGATGGAAGATATGCCAACCTGATCTATATGCCTTCTACAAAAGAGAATGGATTCCAGCCTGATTTTCCTAAGGAAAGACCAGACCTGATCTATTTATGTTTTCCTAATAATCCAACTGGAACAGTTGCTTCTAAAGAATCTCTCAAAGCTTGGGTAGAATATGCTAAAAAGAATAATAGTATCATTCTTTATGATTCTGCATACGAAGCATTCATTTCTGAACCAGGAGTTCCAAGATCCATTTATGAGGTAGAAGGAGCTAGAGAGGTCGCGATAGAATTCCGCTCCTTCTCCAAAACTGCAGGATTTACCGGGCTTCGTTGTGCTTATATAGTAATCCCTAAAGAATTAAAGGGAAAAACTAAAGACGGCCAAGAGGTTTCCATCGGACAACTTTGGAGCAGAAGACATACTACAAAGTTCAATGGTGTTTCTTATGTGACCCAAAAAGCTGCCGAGGCAATTTATTCCCCTCAAGGTAAAAAAGAGATCCGCGCAAGTATTGATACTTATATGGCTAACGCAAAATTAATCCGTGAAGGATTGATCAAAGCAGGATATGATGTATTCGGAGGGGTGAACGCACCTTATATCTGGCTCAAAACTCCGAATAATCTTAGCTCTTGGGACTTCTTCGACCAATTATTGGATAAGGCTCAGGTGGTAGGAACTCCAGGCTCAGGTTTCGGCCCTGCGGGAGAAGGTTATTTCAGACTTTCCGCCTTCGGCAAAAAAGACGATGTGATCGAAGCAATCCGCCGTATCAGCGCTCTTTAA
- a CDS encoding adhesin OmpL37 family surface protein, with translation MGSKYTRILLFIFAAAPIFFTDRTYAVSPDQTNLAILIDENKINIKFINICVSNLAPPLEEGAGPKSQAGVATAAENAQSGQTATASGQTELFKKLNTIDNYRSFKKANQADFNGNMWYFQSNYSLSYKNLKAAQGEMKDIFQVVHENYIKTARILLEAASPMIIRSNDKIAQHLLKLGFRDLKSSEDNFTTAYNSSPYQFRVKLVLFGEGIKIARRARRFALLAMIAAKTPNDDKREFQFVNLDEVRNIAEKENISDYDRIRNTLIDYIDNELLSPKIAPPGEGKDNPVDLLEVHDDNYSFITNGRVSFLEKSNEEIRVDDINKNEALPPVPAQGGGN, from the coding sequence ATGGGTTCGAAATATACACGCATTCTTCTTTTTATATTCGCTGCGGCGCCGATTTTTTTCACGGATAGGACTTACGCAGTTTCTCCGGACCAAACGAATCTCGCGATCCTGATTGATGAGAATAAGATAAATATAAAGTTCATCAATATATGCGTAAGTAACTTGGCACCACCTTTGGAAGAGGGTGCAGGGCCTAAATCCCAAGCAGGAGTAGCAACTGCTGCTGAAAATGCTCAATCCGGGCAAACTGCAACTGCAAGCGGGCAGACTGAACTTTTCAAAAAACTCAATACGATTGATAATTACAGATCGTTCAAGAAGGCAAACCAAGCAGACTTCAACGGAAATATGTGGTATTTCCAGAGTAATTATAGTTTGTCCTATAAAAACCTAAAGGCTGCGCAAGGGGAGATGAAAGACATCTTCCAAGTAGTTCACGAAAATTATATCAAAACTGCTCGTATCCTTTTAGAAGCTGCTTCTCCAATGATCATTCGTTCCAACGATAAGATCGCACAACATTTGTTGAAACTTGGATTTAGAGATCTTAAATCCTCCGAGGATAATTTTACAACTGCTTATAATTCTTCTCCTTACCAATTCAGAGTGAAGTTAGTACTTTTTGGAGAAGGTATTAAGATCGCAAGAAGAGCCAGAAGATTTGCACTTCTTGCAATGATCGCAGCTAAAACTCCTAATGACGATAAACGTGAGTTTCAATTTGTGAATTTGGATGAGGTCAGAAATATTGCTGAGAAGGAAAATATCTCCGACTACGATCGTATTCGAAATACTTTAATCGATTATATAGACAACGAATTACTTTCTCCTAAGATTGCTCCTCCTGGAGAAGGAAAAGATAATCCTGTGGATCTACTAGAAGTTCACGATGACAACTACAGCTTTATTACCAACGGAAGGGTTTCCTTTTTAGAAAAAAGTAATGAAGAGATCCGCGTAGACGATATCAACAAAAATGAAGCATTACCTCCTGTTCCTGCACAAGGAGGGGGCAACTAA
- a CDS encoding PROCN domain protein produces the protein MDLPTPAEIMSLRVKGRGFWKWMVVFSLIAVTILAGRIYSSQSTQGFRERKKSVDSKVRILREIGNSFESSELRKDLQKIENYSADLNSASKAGSAQEKTDSLALIERALPESMKRWSEFAETSSDKLLQHVAKESRFLKMESEDHHPLTAKEEERANDYFRMAREEWLSGNKFRRDGNHLYALVLYKRSLKYSLSSLKVSKLPYPEEYKKAATRLVK, from the coding sequence ATGGATCTTCCAACTCCAGCCGAGATCATGTCCCTAAGAGTAAAGGGGAGGGGATTTTGGAAATGGATGGTTGTATTTTCATTGATCGCGGTAACAATACTAGCCGGAAGGATCTATTCTTCTCAGTCCACACAAGGATTCAGAGAAAGAAAAAAATCGGTAGATTCAAAAGTTAGGATACTAAGAGAGATTGGAAATTCATTCGAATCCTCAGAACTTAGAAAAGATTTACAAAAAATAGAAAATTATTCCGCAGATCTAAATTCTGCTTCTAAAGCAGGGAGTGCCCAAGAAAAAACGGATAGCCTTGCGTTAATCGAAAGAGCACTTCCTGAATCTATGAAACGTTGGTCTGAATTTGCTGAAACTTCTTCGGATAAACTACTCCAGCATGTAGCAAAAGAATCCCGTTTTTTGAAAATGGAATCGGAAGATCACCATCCACTTACTGCAAAAGAAGAAGAAAGAGCGAATGATTATTTCAGAATGGCAAGAGAAGAATGGCTTTCTGGAAATAAATTCCGCAGAGATGGAAACCATCTTTACGCATTAGTATTATATAAAAGATCCTTAAAATACTCTCTATCCAGCTTAAAAGTATCCAAACTTCCTTATCCAGAAGAATACAAAAAAGCAGCCACCCGCTTAGTGAAATAA
- a CDS encoding helix-turn-helix domain-containing protein, with protein MRIEVLYKFFLYSPASHLPVWEEGTGLLGLLPKERVLMELADLSAAEREFERIPEEFLIREIPETVLAFFQKQRTIPVLGPLGEKLEDWDKPRFLSELSRSSWMAKETEKPKTSPQKTEEEKAKQSQWFMEVLLQNFPDGLIATDLDGHTVFYNETFEKDILVKKWFRDSILQAEKLLKEMSKDLLGNYLKTHELRLEEGRLSVQTFIPDLDCIVRVSILKQKGKPLGYLYHFSPASAKLNSQDGEGMEFPSVTEAFNQKLPLETMLKEVEGSYIYHTLKRNQENVSHAALDLGVPRTTLQNRIKFLDLTSKFKLNKDQPIPRKKTGKQSSPKKTVPQANKPAVVETKPKPASKKKQVSSKKKSTSKKRTKQK; from the coding sequence ATGAGAATCGAAGTTTTATATAAATTTTTTCTCTATAGTCCTGCCAGTCATTTACCAGTATGGGAAGAAGGAACAGGCTTACTAGGATTACTCCCTAAAGAAAGAGTTCTAATGGAACTCGCAGACTTGAGCGCTGCAGAAAGGGAATTCGAAAGGATCCCAGAAGAGTTTTTGATCCGAGAAATTCCAGAAACCGTTCTAGCATTTTTTCAAAAACAAAGAACCATTCCAGTATTGGGTCCATTGGGAGAAAAATTAGAAGATTGGGACAAACCTAGATTTCTATCAGAACTTAGCAGATCTTCTTGGATGGCTAAAGAGACAGAAAAACCAAAGACCTCTCCTCAAAAAACCGAAGAAGAAAAAGCAAAACAAAGCCAATGGTTTATGGAAGTACTTCTCCAAAACTTTCCAGATGGACTGATCGCAACGGATCTGGATGGGCATACAGTATTCTATAACGAGACGTTCGAAAAAGATATACTGGTCAAAAAATGGTTTAGAGACAGTATTCTTCAGGCAGAAAAACTCTTAAAAGAAATGTCCAAGGATTTACTTGGAAATTACCTCAAGACCCATGAGCTACGATTGGAGGAAGGTAGACTTTCTGTTCAGACATTTATCCCAGACCTGGATTGTATCGTAAGAGTATCTATCCTAAAACAAAAAGGAAAACCACTCGGTTATCTCTATCATTTCTCCCCAGCTTCTGCAAAACTGAATAGCCAAGATGGGGAAGGGATGGAATTCCCTTCGGTCACCGAAGCATTCAACCAAAAACTTCCGCTCGAAACAATGTTAAAAGAAGTGGAAGGAAGTTATATTTATCATACACTTAAAAGAAACCAAGAGAATGTTTCCCATGCTGCCTTGGATCTGGGAGTGCCAAGAACCACTCTACAAAACAGAATTAAGTTTTTGGATTTAACCAGTAAGTTTAAATTAAATAAGGACCAGCCGATCCCTAGAAAGAAAACAGGGAAACAGAGTTCTCCTAAAAAGACAGTTCCGCAGGCAAACAAACCTGCCGTCGTGGAAACTAAACCGAAACCCGCTTCTAAAAAAAAGCAGGTAAGTTCTAAGAAAAAATCCACGTCTAAAAAAAGGACAAAGCAAAAATAA
- the rho gene encoding transcription termination factor Rho — protein MANPRRDSKPRNNYQNNNNDSQNDNNEEEPNLPEDDPETAEIRSRKRRRGSYEGPTPAPIDLVALKKTSIAELIEVAKNLGVENTGGLKKQNLIFAILQAQAEREGQVHAAGVMERLPDGYGFLRSPDYNYVPGPDDIYVSPSQIKLFGLRTGDTVEGQIRPPKESERFFAMLRVETVNGYTPDVASKRALFDNLTPLYPNERLVMEHDPSQLDTRIVDLMCPIGKGQRALIVAPPRTGKTILMQNVANAITSNHPEVTLIVLLIDERPEEVTDMARNVRGEVVSSTFDEPATRHVQVAEMVIEKAKRLVEHGRDVVILLDSITRLARAYNQVIPTSGKILSGGVDSNALHKPKRFFGAARNIEEGGSLTIIATALVDTGSKMDEVIFEEFKGTGNMEIHLDRKLSDKRIFPAIDINKSGTRKEELLLPKETLQKVFVLRKVLSPMSITESMELLLEKMRQSKTNETFLGSMNA, from the coding sequence ATGGCTAACCCAAGACGAGACTCCAAGCCCCGAAACAACTATCAAAACAACAATAACGACTCACAAAACGACAACAACGAAGAAGAACCGAATTTACCGGAAGATGATCCGGAAACAGCGGAGATTCGTTCTCGTAAAAGACGTCGTGGTTCCTATGAGGGACCTACGCCTGCTCCTATTGATCTAGTAGCACTTAAAAAAACGTCCATCGCTGAACTGATCGAAGTCGCTAAGAACCTTGGCGTAGAGAATACGGGCGGACTTAAAAAGCAAAACTTAATATTCGCCATCCTCCAAGCCCAAGCAGAGAGAGAAGGACAGGTCCATGCTGCAGGGGTAATGGAAAGATTACCTGATGGATATGGATTCTTAAGATCTCCGGATTATAACTACGTTCCAGGTCCGGACGATATTTATGTATCTCCTTCTCAGATCAAATTATTTGGACTAAGAACGGGAGATACGGTCGAAGGACAAATCCGTCCTCCAAAAGAATCTGAAAGATTCTTCGCTATGCTCCGTGTGGAAACCGTAAACGGATACACGCCGGATGTAGCAAGCAAACGTGCGTTATTCGACAACTTAACTCCACTTTATCCGAACGAAAGATTGGTCATGGAACATGATCCTTCTCAATTAGACACAAGGATCGTAGATCTAATGTGTCCGATCGGAAAAGGACAAAGAGCACTTATCGTTGCGCCACCTAGAACGGGTAAAACAATCCTGATGCAAAACGTGGCAAATGCAATCACAAGCAACCACCCAGAAGTTACTCTAATCGTACTACTCATAGACGAGCGTCCGGAAGAAGTAACAGACATGGCCCGTAACGTAAGGGGAGAAGTGGTAAGTTCCACATTCGACGAACCTGCTACCCGCCACGTACAAGTTGCAGAAATGGTAATCGAAAAGGCAAAAAGATTGGTAGAACACGGAAGAGATGTGGTCATTCTACTCGACTCAATCACCCGTCTTGCCCGCGCTTATAACCAGGTCATCCCAACATCCGGAAAAATACTCTCCGGTGGTGTGGACTCAAACGCACTTCACAAACCTAAAAGATTCTTTGGAGCTGCTCGTAATATCGAAGAAGGTGGATCACTCACGATCATCGCAACCGCACTTGTGGACACCGGATCCAAAATGGACGAGGTGATCTTCGAAGAGTTCAAAGGTACTGGTAATATGGAAATCCACTTGGATCGGAAACTTTCCGACAAACGGATCTTCCCTGCGATCGATATCAATAAGTCCGGAACCAGGAAGGAAGAGCTGCTATTACCTAAGGAAACCCTCCAGAAGGTCTTTGTGCTCCGAAAAGTGCTTTCTCCCATGAGCATCACAGAAAGCATGGAATTATTACTCGAGAAGATGAGACAGTCTAAGACTAACGAGACCTTCTTGGGCAGTATGAACGCCTAA
- the rpmE gene encoding 50S ribosomal protein L31, protein MKTDIHPKYADAKIRCACGAVYETRTTVGDIHVEICSNCHPYFTGKSKILDTTGRVDKFKKKYKIS, encoded by the coding sequence ATGAAAACAGACATCCATCCTAAATACGCTGACGCCAAAATTCGCTGCGCTTGCGGGGCGGTTTACGAGACTCGTACTACAGTCGGAGATATCCACGTAGAAATTTGCTCCAACTGCCACCCTTACTTCACCGGAAAATCCAAAATTCTGGATACAACTGGTCGAGTAGACAAGTTCAAGAAAAAATACAAAATCTCCTAA
- a CDS encoding pentapeptide repeat-containing protein, with protein MSVMDFNRYKEINDQRLNYREMEDATVVSNYRNVGCGDGYRIYLKIDENRNVTDASYTTTGCGFGIVALAMATEIAKGKTIDELKNVTTEDVEKQFEFPERRKNYPESAVAALQQAIHDYETGAGVPKERRITAAKAKEILSQNGSLKGEDLSSIILEKEDLHGVDFSGANLNNAFLTNCNFAGANFEGARLRGAFLNGADLTGANLKGADLRWAKLAGAKIEGADFTDAVYDIGTRVDQRQIHIFSSMKKEGKDIYMEKHEAG; from the coding sequence ATGTCAGTAATGGATTTTAACAGATACAAAGAGATCAACGACCAAAGGTTGAACTATAGAGAAATGGAAGACGCAACTGTTGTTTCCAACTATAGGAACGTTGGCTGCGGAGACGGGTATCGTATCTATCTCAAAATAGACGAGAACAGAAACGTAACAGACGCAAGTTATACAACCACAGGTTGTGGGTTCGGGATCGTTGCACTTGCAATGGCCACAGAGATCGCTAAAGGAAAAACCATAGACGAACTCAAAAACGTAACCACTGAGGATGTCGAAAAACAATTCGAGTTCCCTGAACGTCGTAAAAATTATCCAGAGTCAGCAGTAGCAGCACTACAACAAGCAATCCATGATTATGAAACCGGAGCAGGAGTCCCAAAAGAAAGAAGGATCACCGCTGCAAAAGCAAAAGAAATACTCTCCCAAAACGGAAGCTTAAAAGGTGAGGATCTATCTTCTATCATATTAGAAAAAGAAGATCTACATGGAGTGGATTTCTCAGGGGCAAATCTAAATAACGCATTCTTAACTAACTGCAATTTTGCAGGTGCCAATTTCGAAGGTGCGCGTTTGCGCGGTGCCTTTTTAAACGGAGCAGACCTAACTGGCGCGAACCTAAAAGGTGCAGACTTACGCTGGGCAAAACTCGCAGGAGCCAAAATAGAAGGCGCCGATTTTACAGACGCAGTTTATGATATTGGAACCAGAGTGGACCAAAGACAAATACATATTTTCTCTTCCATGAAGAAGGAAGGAAAAGATATTTATATGGAGAAACATGAAGCCGGGTGA
- a CDS encoding esterase/lipase family protein: MVFRKSFFLSLIFLIQCSTATYSTKSYSKYEQIRTVRENAISSENLSLITTRFLKSNDLYKRYQETPRVVIYDLDNRLVALKTRELAYYLAELCYQAGSELDLEDPIFARMFASSLVYSYTYLFDKKAIPAADPFSMEFRFALETYNRSLAQLVRFAKRNRKLANLTDLNLPLIRGALSMTRAEVETAWTPKNFLEVEVAYDYKNAGFSNQISKFGIGTPLILIRKHPEKEPEERRKYEFVAGVGQAYPGTALLTLEESYLENRNLTLKAVIHLYDPVHRERVQFSGLDLPMESDTTTPLAYMLSGAEKRDGFFAKFDGEVALERKGLYLVYPYKKGKIPVVFVHGLASSPFIWFPMINELLADPKIKDNYQFWVYWYPTGNPITISAADFRDTLRDLRKTYDPKGEDSSFDKMMIVGHSMGGLLSKLMVTRSKKEDWMKVANVSPEKFEALNSESKEEVKRVFDFKPLPFVKRAVFIATPHRGSNLAEGFLASIARILFVLPKGALNNIGKAYKFLTSDSEEESILPETYGVDGLSPNSLFMKVTGELKPEVPFHSIIGNSRFRDLEWINDSVVSYDSSHLDGAQSELLIDSDHSVQDHMPTILEIKRILWEHSAASKR; encoded by the coding sequence ATGGTCTTCCGTAAATCTTTCTTCCTCTCGCTTATTTTTCTCATCCAATGCAGTACGGCGACTTATTCTACAAAATCGTATTCTAAATATGAACAGATCAGAACAGTTCGTGAAAACGCGATCTCTTCCGAAAATTTAAGTCTGATCACAACCAGATTTTTAAAAAGTAACGATCTATACAAAAGATACCAAGAAACTCCCAGAGTAGTCATCTATGATCTGGATAATAGACTCGTAGCATTAAAAACGAGAGAGCTTGCCTACTATCTAGCAGAGCTATGTTATCAAGCTGGATCTGAACTAGATCTGGAAGATCCAATTTTTGCGAGGATGTTTGCTTCTTCTTTAGTATATTCCTACACGTATCTATTTGATAAAAAGGCCATTCCAGCCGCGGATCCATTCTCTATGGAGTTCAGATTTGCGTTAGAAACGTATAATAGATCCCTCGCACAATTAGTTCGATTCGCCAAAAGGAATAGAAAACTCGCCAATCTAACTGACCTAAATCTCCCGCTCATAAGAGGCGCACTCTCCATGACCAGGGCAGAAGTAGAAACTGCATGGACCCCGAAAAACTTCTTAGAGGTCGAAGTAGCCTACGATTATAAAAATGCAGGATTCTCCAACCAGATCAGTAAATTCGGGATAGGAACTCCTCTTATCTTGATCCGAAAACATCCCGAAAAAGAACCAGAAGAAAGAAGAAAATATGAATTCGTAGCCGGAGTAGGTCAGGCATATCCAGGAACTGCACTCTTAACACTGGAAGAATCTTATTTAGAAAATCGTAATTTAACTTTAAAAGCAGTCATTCATCTATACGATCCAGTTCATAGGGAAAGAGTTCAGTTTTCTGGATTAGATCTTCCTATGGAAAGTGATACAACGACTCCATTAGCTTATATGCTTTCTGGGGCAGAAAAAAGAGACGGATTTTTTGCAAAGTTCGACGGAGAAGTCGCATTAGAAAGGAAAGGCCTTTATCTAGTATATCCTTATAAAAAAGGAAAGATCCCAGTTGTGTTTGTGCATGGTCTTGCCTCTTCTCCTTTTATTTGGTTTCCGATGATCAATGAACTTTTAGCAGATCCTAAGATCAAGGATAACTACCAGTTTTGGGTGTATTGGTATCCTACAGGAAATCCTATTACAATATCTGCTGCTGATTTTAGGGACACTCTGCGAGATCTTCGAAAAACCTATGACCCAAAGGGAGAAGATTCTTCTTTTGATAAGATGATGATCGTGGGTCATAGTATGGGTGGGCTACTTTCTAAGCTGATGGTAACCAGAAGTAAAAAAGAAGATTGGATGAAAGTGGCAAATGTTTCTCCTGAAAAATTCGAAGCGTTAAATTCAGAATCTAAGGAAGAAGTAAAAAGAGTATTTGACTTCAAACCTTTGCCCTTCGTAAAAAGGGCAGTGTTTATTGCGACACCACATAGAGGTTCCAATCTTGCCGAAGGATTTTTAGCCTCTATCGCAAGGATCTTATTCGTACTTCCAAAAGGTGCCCTTAATAATATAGGAAAGGCTTATAAATTTTTAACCTCCGATTCCGAGGAAGAATCCATTCTTCCTGAGACCTATGGAGTGGATGGACTTTCTCCCAATAGCCTATTCATGAAGGTGACGGGAGAATTAAAACCAGAAGTTCCATTTCACTCTATCATTGGAAACTCTAGGTTTAGAGATCTGGAATGGATCAATGATTCGGTAGTCTCTTATGACAGTTCTCATTTGGACGGAGCACAATCCGAACTTCTGATCGATTCAGACCATTCTGTCCAAGACCATATGCCTACCATTCTGGAAATTAAAAGAATTCTCTGGGAACATTCCGCGGCTTCTAAGAGATAA
- a CDS encoding TetR family transcriptional regulator, with amino-acid sequence MDKKRARRPEEKEIRKQSIVAALRELLVKQKHPLPSTQEIAEAAGVTKGVIYFYFKTREEIFLTLHLQETEFFFKEMGALLQGPEYSLTKLKEKIIRQFSENEIFMFVGLIIPGILESNVNQNFLYEFKKNTSDGMDELARIWLSKETGLTIANARKFILRFYFLGLMLWQHHNPPKEVKEAFLNKNLWLLEGELDQTLSESFDWLWKGMNA; translated from the coding sequence GTGGATAAAAAAAGAGCCAGAAGGCCGGAAGAAAAGGAAATCCGCAAGCAGTCCATTGTGGCTGCCTTGCGGGAACTTCTGGTAAAACAAAAACATCCTCTTCCCAGCACCCAGGAGATTGCGGAGGCCGCAGGAGTCACCAAGGGTGTGATCTATTTCTATTTCAAAACTAGGGAAGAAATTTTTCTCACACTTCATTTACAAGAAACTGAATTCTTTTTTAAGGAAATGGGAGCACTACTACAAGGCCCAGAATATTCTTTAACCAAGTTAAAAGAAAAGATCATTCGTCAGTTTTCAGAAAACGAAATTTTTATGTTCGTAGGACTTATTATTCCTGGAATTTTAGAAAGTAATGTGAACCAAAACTTTTTGTATGAATTCAAAAAGAACACTTCTGACGGTATGGATGAATTGGCAAGGATCTGGCTTTCCAAAGAAACTGGACTTACTATTGCAAATGCCAGAAAATTTATATTACGTTTTTATTTTTTAGGTTTAATGCTTTGGCAACATCATAATCCACCCAAAGAAGTAAAAGAAGCATTCTTAAATAAAAATCTTTGGCTTTTAGAAGGAGAATTAGACCAGACACTTTCTGAATCCTTTGATTGGCTTTGGAAAGGAATGAACGCCTAA